The DNA segment GGATTGATCCCGAGCTTATCGGAACAGTTATTGGACCGGGAGGTAGAACTATCAAAGGTATTACTGAAAGGACTAATACCAAAATAGATATTGAAGATGGAGGAATTGTAACTATTGCTTCTCATGATGGAGCGGCTGCTGAAGAAGCTCAAAAAATAATAGAGGGCTTAACACGAAAAGTCCATGAAGGAGAGATCTTCTCAGGAGTAGTAACCAGAATTATTCCAATAGGAGCATTTGTAGAAATTCTTCCTGGGAAAGAAGGCATGGTTCACATTTCGCAATTATCTGAGGCTAGAGTTGAAAGAGTTGAAGATGTTGTAAGGCAAGGAGATGAAGTAACTGTCAGAGTAAGAGAAATTGATAGCAGAGGTAGAATTAACCTTACATTAAGAGGGGTTGCACAAAATGGCGGGATGTCTTACCCAGAACCGACTCCTACTCCAGTAGCTCCACTTAACTAAGTTATAAAAGGGTAAATATCATATTTTTTAATTATTTCTTTTATCTGAAAACAAATTTTTGAGTGCATATTTTTATTATTTGAGGCAATAATTATACCTGCCTGATCAAAATTTGCTTTTTCATAACAAAGTTCCTCATTTTCTAAGTTCGTAACAGCTCCACCAGCTGTTTTTAAAATGACCTCTGGAGCGGCAAAATCCCAATCCTTTGGGGAACTTTTGTCTGGCAAGCTTAAAGAGATATAAATATCACTTTCACCTCTAATTATTGAAGCAATTTTGCAACCAATGCTTCCCATAGTTACAACATTCTTAAAGCAAATTTTATCAATTAAATTCATCAGGGTTGGATTACTATGATTTTTACTTGTTACCAAAGTCATCTCACAAAGACTTTTATTGGGAAATGAATTTAGTTTTAGATTTATATGCTGTCTTCTATCGCACCAAACATTCACACCATTTGATATCCATAATTCGTCTCTTTCTGGAATTAGGACAACTCCCAGAAAAGGTTTATTTTTAAAGTTAAGGGCAAAGTGCATTGCATAATTATCTGTTCCTTGTAGAAAGTCTTTTGTACCATCTAGCGGATCAAGTATCCAAACCCAGTCAGAATTGATATCGCAATTATTAGGATCAGCCTTTGCATTTTCTTCACTTAAATATTTCCAACCGATACTTGGATATTTAGATTGCATTCTTTTAAGAATTAAATCATTTACGTCTAAATCAGCTTTTGTTACAGGATCTTTCTCGTTTCCATTTTTAAGGATATTCTTCTTGTAGTCTGATTTCTTAAGAATTTGCGAATATTGAAGCAAAATATCTGCAGCCTCCCAGCTGAAAATTCTCAGATCATCGATAAGATTATTAATATCAACACCTTCTGGTAATTTAACCACTTAATGAATAATAAATTCTCATTATCGCACAGAAATCAAGAACCAGAAAATGGTGTTTTATATTTAGTTGGAACACCGATAGGTAATTTAAACGATCTCTCATTAAGAGCTATAGATATTCTAAAAAATGTTTGTTTAATTGCCTGTGAAGATACAAGGCAAACAAAAAAGATAATGAGTAAATTTGGAATCAAAAATCATCTTATTAGCTTTAATAAAGATAATTCTTTTAAAAAAATTCCTTCTTTAATAAGTGATCTGATTGCAGGAAAATCTATCGCTGTAGTTAGTGATGCTGGGATGCCAAGTATTTGTGATCCAGGAGAAGATTTAGTTAGCAAAGCGAAGTCCCTTGGAATAGATGTTGTTTGTGTACCTGGTCCATGTGCAGCAATAGCCGCGCTTGTTTCGAGTGGATTGCCATCATCTAAATTCATCTTTGAAGGTTTTCTACCCAAAAAACAAAGTGATAGAAAAAAAATTCTCTTAGAAATTAGTAATAATGAAAAGACCACAATATTATTTGAATCTCCTAAAAGACTTAATAAACTTTTGAGAGAATTAAAAGAGTTCTGCGGAGGTGAAAGAGAGATTCAAGTTTCAAGAGAATTAACGAAGAAATTTGAGGAGCATATAGGAAAAAATATCAATATGGTTTTAGAGTTTTTTGAAGGGAAAACAATTGTCGGGGAAATAACCATTGTTATAAAAGGCATTAATAAAACAAAAAAACTAAACTTTGATGAATCACTTATAAAAAAAGAACTTTATGCATTAATTGATGCAGGTCTAAGTTTGCCAGCAGCTTCAAAATACCTAGCAAAAAAAGAAAATCTTACTCGAAAGATAATTTATAATTTATATTAATATCATAAGAATAAATAATTATGATCAAATGCATAACTTAGTAAAAAAAATATTTTTTTTAGCTACTTTCAATTCTTGTCTTTTTATTATATTAGTTACTGGAATACAAAATAGTAGCAATACCAGTAAGGTTGATTTATTAATAGATAAAACTATATCCTTACCAATTGGATTTATAACTGGAACAAGCTTTATAACTGGTTCTCTTTTTGGAAACCTCCTCACAGTAAATTTTTATAAAAAAAGGAAATAATAATTTACCTTATAATGATATTAGTGTATTAGAAGAAACTATCCTTGTAATTCCTCTAGATATCAAAAGTGGTGCGACAATTCTGAAAACATCAGTATTTGGGACTTTAATAACTTTTTGTTCTTTTGAACAAGAGCGTTTTGCAATTTTTAAATCATAAAATATTTCTATAGTTGTTCTTTTTAATTCCTCTTTAGAAAGGAATTGCCAATCAGGATAATCATTAAGAAGTTTAGTTTGTAATTCAATTTTATTATCAACAATCATGAAAACAACTTTTGGGAAATCTATATCTGAAAGAGGTATTGATGATAAGTCCTTTTGAGTTATGTTATCAATTTCATAATTTAGAGGTGCAACCTCCACAAACTCATTAAAAGTAAAATCTGATTCATCATCCAGAGAAGTAATCTTATTTGCTTCTTCATGGGAAATATCTCTTTTTGAAACTTTCTTAGTAAGTAGATTTTTCTTTTCAATTGAAGATTTCTCTGACCCAATTAATAATCCTTTGGAGATTTTACTTTTATCTATCAAACCTTGATAAGTTTTTTCACCTAGATTTTTCTTTAAATATCTAGAGATTGTTAATTTAGTAGAACAAAATTCGTCTACTATATCATTGATATTCTTTCCATTAATAAATTCTTGGGTTAATTGTTCCTTTTGTTTATCTGAAAGCCTTTTAGCCAAAATGAATAAATTATTTTTTTTAATTCTATATATTAATTTAATATAAATTTATTTTTTCAAAAATGATTTAGGATAACTTTATAAATCGTGACTATAGAAAATAACAGCGCATGGATTAAATATTAATAAAAAGAATTTTATATATAGTATTTAAATTTGAAAAATTACTGGTTGCAAGTGCGAGGCTGTATTAAGATAATAAGGTTATAAATAAAGTTAATTTATTTCTGTTTTTCAAGATTTTGTTAACTGAGTGAAAAGCTGAGTAACTTAAAAACATGAGAAACATTAGCTTCCTTAGCTCAGCTGGATAGAGCAACTGCCTTCTAAGCAGTGGGTCAATGGTTCGAATCCATTAGGAAGCGTGCAAAGATGCCGTAATGTAAAAAATATTTATCTGAAGTTAATTTTTCAAAAACATTTATAAATTCTATTTATCTAAGCGTATTTTAAATAAATAGATTTATTACTCACAAAAGGAAAATAAAATTTCTCCAAATATAAATTATGTAAAATTTATGAGCATATATTTCAGGAATTATCTCTTTTATGAGATTAAAAAAAACCAATTATTTCTCTTCATAATATTGATTTTTTCATGATATATATTTCGTTTATTTCTTGGATATACTGTTTGATTATAAGTCTTAGAGAAATTTAAATAAAGTTCTTTATCCTTATGAACCATCAAATGAAATGGCTGTACATCTTAATGGGCTAATTAAATTGAAATAATTAATAGTATAAGTTTTGTTCAAATATAAATCTTGCAAATTTTGTTCTCAAGTGATTTTTAAATGCCTGAGAAATCATTTTAGAAAAGAAGCAAGATTAATGAATTAGAAAAAAGATTTTCTTTAATTCCAAGATGTTAATTTTACTCATCCCAAACAGGGAAAACGTAATATTACTCTTCAGCATCAACTCATCATTAAACGCTATTAGATATAGCTTCATCTCTTTAATTTAAAACTTTTTAAACTTATATTTGTATTCTTTTTTTGCCCTATAAAACAATTAATACTAAAAAAAGCATCAACTCAACCATACTAAATTAACAAATAACTTATTTTGCCTCTTAACTAAGATTTATCGTTTCACATTTATGTAGATATAAATAATTTAATGTAAGAATAAGTGTTTTTTGTTGAATAATACCAGCAGGATTAAATAAATTTTTAGTAGATAAAGAAGATGGGAAAAAGATAGCTAGATAAATTAACTTTTTATTTAGATGAATACAAATCACTTTTATGAAGCTATATAATTAAACCTATATTAAATTCACAATGAAATATGTATTTTGAAAAAGTATTAATAAATAAAATAAAATTATGAATAAAAAAGCCTTAATTACTGGAGTTACCGGACAAGATGGGAGTTATCTAGTTGAATTTCTTTTAAATAAAAAATACGAAGTACATGGAATAAAGAGGAGAAGTAGTAGCTTAAACACGCGAAGGGTAGATCATCTATATCAAGATCCACATGAAAATAATCCAAGATTTTTTATGCATTATGGTGATCTAACTGACAGTACAAACTTAATAAGACTTATACAAGATATCTCCCCTGATGAAATTTATAATTTAGGTGCTCAAAGTCATGTAGCAGTTAGTTTTGAAACTCCCGAATATACTGCTAATTGCGATGCTTTAGGCACCTTAAGAATATTAGAGGCAGTTCGAGTATTAGGTCTCTCAAAAAAAACAAAAATATATCAAGCCAGCACTAGTGAATTATATGGTTTGGTTCAGGAAACACCTCAAAACGAAAAAACACCTTTCTATCCTAGAAGTCCATATGGTGTTGCAAAATTATATGCTTATTGGATTACGATTAATTATCGAGAAGCATATGGAATGTACGCATGTAACGGGATTCTTTTCAACCATGAAAGCCCTAGGAGAGGAGAAACATTTATCACGAGAAAAATCACAAGAGGGCTTGCGAGAATAGATGCTGGCCTTGAAAAACTTCTTTTCTTGGGAAATCTTAATTCAAAAAGGGATTGGGGACACGCAAGAGACTATGTGGAAATGCAATGGCTAATGCTTCAACAAAAGGAACCAAAAGATTATGTCATATCAACTGGGAGAGCAGAAAGTATAAGAAAATTTGCTGAGATAAGTGCATCTTATCTTGGCTGGAGTGATAAAGGAAAACCTGGGATAATTTGGGAAGGAGAAGGTTTAAATGAAGTGGGAAGAAGAGCTGATACTATGGAAATAGTTATCAAAGTTGACCCCAGATACTTTAGACCAACTGAAGTTGAATTTCTTCTTGGTGAATCAAAAAAAGCATCTCTAGAATTAGGTTGGACTCCAAACACTTCATTAGAAGAATTAGTAAAAGAAATGATAGAATCTGATAAAGAAGAAGCTAGGAAAGACTCTCTATTGAAAAAATCAGGTTTTCAAATAAATAATTCCCAAGAATAAAGATGGTTCATATTAGATGACACTAATAAATAAGGAAGAAAAAATATTTATAGCTGGGGGAAGTGGAATGGTTGGAAGTGCCATAATAAGAAAGTTGAATAATTTAGGATTTAAACATTTAATTTTCCCTAATAGTTCTGAACTTGATCTGAAAGATTCAAATTTAGTTTTTAATTGGTTTAAAAAAAATAAACCGGATATCGTAATTTTCGCGGCTGCTAAAGTTGGAGGAATATTTGCAAATAACACATATCCAGTTGACTTTTTATTAGATAACTTAAAGATTCAAAATAATGTTATTGAAAGTGCTTGGAAAAATAAAGTGAGGAGGTTACTTTTTCTTGGGAGTAGTTGTGTTTATCCAAAAAATTCAAGTCAACCCATAAATGAAGATGAATTACTAAAAAGTTCTCTTGAGAAAACGAACGAATGGTATGCATTAGCAAAGATTAGTGGAATTAAATTATGTCAGGCATTAAGAAAACAGTATGGATTTGATGCAATATCACTTATGCCAACGAATCTCTATGGTAAAGGTGACAATTATCATTCATCTAATAGTCATGTTCTACCAGCTTTACTTGATAGATTCCATTCACACAAACTTGAGCAAAAAAACTATATTGAATGTTGGGGATCTGGAAATCCAAGGAGAGAATTTATGCATGTTGATGACTTGGCAGATGCTTCAATTTTCGCACTGGAAAATTGGGATC comes from the Prochlorococcus marinus str. MIT 9515 genome and includes:
- a CDS encoding 3'(2'),5'-bisphosphate nucleotidase CysQ, with product MVKLPEGVDINNLIDDLRIFSWEAADILLQYSQILKKSDYKKNILKNGNEKDPVTKADLDVNDLILKRMQSKYPSIGWKYLSEENAKADPNNCDINSDWVWILDPLDGTKDFLQGTDNYAMHFALNFKNKPFLGVVLIPERDELWISNGVNVWCDRRQHINLKLNSFPNKSLCEMTLVTSKNHSNPTLMNLIDKICFKNVVTMGSIGCKIASIIRGESDIYISLSLPDKSSPKDWDFAAPEVILKTAGGAVTNLENEELCYEKANFDQAGIIIASNNKNMHSKICFQIKEIIKKYDIYPFIT
- the rsmI gene encoding 16S rRNA (cytidine(1402)-2'-O)-methyltransferase — encoded protein: MNNKFSLSHRNQEPENGVLYLVGTPIGNLNDLSLRAIDILKNVCLIACEDTRQTKKIMSKFGIKNHLISFNKDNSFKKIPSLISDLIAGKSIAVVSDAGMPSICDPGEDLVSKAKSLGIDVVCVPGPCAAIAALVSSGLPSSKFIFEGFLPKKQSDRKKILLEISNNEKTTILFESPKRLNKLLRELKEFCGGEREIQVSRELTKKFEEHIGKNINMVLEFFEGKTIVGEITIVIKGINKTKKLNFDESLIKKELYALIDAGLSLPAASKYLAKKENLTRKIIYNLY
- the gmd gene encoding GDP-mannose 4,6-dehydratase, which translates into the protein MNKKALITGVTGQDGSYLVEFLLNKKYEVHGIKRRSSSLNTRRVDHLYQDPHENNPRFFMHYGDLTDSTNLIRLIQDISPDEIYNLGAQSHVAVSFETPEYTANCDALGTLRILEAVRVLGLSKKTKIYQASTSELYGLVQETPQNEKTPFYPRSPYGVAKLYAYWITINYREAYGMYACNGILFNHESPRRGETFITRKITRGLARIDAGLEKLLFLGNLNSKRDWGHARDYVEMQWLMLQQKEPKDYVISTGRAESIRKFAEISASYLGWSDKGKPGIIWEGEGLNEVGRRADTMEIVIKVDPRYFRPTEVEFLLGESKKASLELGWTPNTSLEELVKEMIESDKEEARKDSLLKKSGFQINNSQE
- a CDS encoding GDP-L-fucose synthase family protein, with amino-acid sequence MTLINKEEKIFIAGGSGMVGSAIIRKLNNLGFKHLIFPNSSELDLKDSNLVFNWFKKNKPDIVIFAAAKVGGIFANNTYPVDFLLDNLKIQNNVIESAWKNKVRRLLFLGSSCVYPKNSSQPINEDELLKSSLEKTNEWYALAKISGIKLCQALRKQYGFDAISLMPTNLYGKGDNYHSSNSHVLPALLDRFHSHKLEQKNYIECWGSGNPRREFMHVDDLADASIFALENWDPNKNDAPLDQSGEPLNWLNVGTGIDLSIKELAEMIASITSFKGKIIWNKDKPDGTFRKLLNVSKLEKLGWRSKISLEEGLLITYKDYKKELKENKLRIK